One Candidatus Zixiibacteriota bacterium genomic window, CTCGGGATTATACAGGACATCGAAACGCAGATCCAGCGGGATACTGACACCGTAGTAAGCACTGATAAATATCTGCATCAACCGCCCCATATAACCGATCCCGATAGCTGTCTGGTTGGCATTGGAGCCATCGGTTATAAGTGAAACAGACGGGTTCTCACGATTCATCAAGTCATGGGCAAAACCCGGCGGTATAACGATTGCCATATCCGAAGAACTGCGCTTGAAATTATCTTCAAGATGTTGCAGCGCCATGATCGTATCGTTTGGCGTGAAATACCCGGAGGCCCCTACCGATCGGACCAGCTCGCGAGACTCATGGGTACGATCGAAGTCATATACATCGAGGCTCAGATTTTTAACGTCGATATTCACGACATACCCGAACAGCAGCAACTGAATTACCGGCATCAGGAAGATGATGCGAATCATGTTGCGGTCGCGAAGAATCTGAATGAATTCTTTTTTCACGACTCCGATCAAAGCCCGACTCATTAGGCAATCCTCCGCGTAAATTTCTTGCCGGCAATCAGCATCAACACCGTCATCAGAATAATCAAGTAGAGGCCCTGCATGGCCAGAACGTCAAGCCCGGCCCCCTTGAGGGCGATGCCGCGAATAATCGTCACGAAAAACTTGGCCGGTATTACGTTCGAAAGAAGTTGCAGTACTACGGGCATGTTTTTGACAGCGAAAATGAATCCGGAGAGCATCACTGCCGGAAGCATCGTCAGCATCATGGCCAGCATCATCGCCACCTGTTGCGTCTTTACCATCGCGGAGACAAGGACGCCAAGCGAAAGAGCCGTCGCCACGTATATCAAAGCAAATCCCAGCAGGAGTATTTGAGAACCGACGAAGGGTACATTGAACAACAACCTGGCGGCAACCAGCACCAGGACGGCATCGAGCAATGCCAGACCGATGTACGGGATGATCTTACCGGTTAAAATCTGCCAGGGCGTCACCGGCGCCGTCAACAACTGCTCCATCGTGCCGGTTTCTTTTTCACGGGCGATGGTGATCGAGGTCAGCAGAGCCGAGATCATCATCAGGATAATCGCCACCAGACCCGGGACAAAGAAATGCGAGGACTCCAGATCCGGATTGTACAGGTTCTGGATTGCCAGCCTGACCTGGGGTACTTCCACGCCGACCGGCAGATGTTCGAGAATAAACGTATTAACCAGCGCCTTGGAATAGTTCATCACCGCCGCGCCGAGGTTGTTGTCGGAGCCGTCGACGGTCATCCCCAACTCGTACGTTTGCCCATTACGCAGTTTTTCGGCGAACCCGGGTCGGATATACAACACCGCCGTTACGTCGTCAGAACGCATGGCGGCCTGAGGATCGGACAGAGAAACCGGATTTTCGGGACGCGAGAAATAAGGTGACGCGTAAAAGGCGTCAATCAACTCGGTTGACTCAATCGTTTTGTCGTAATCGACTATCGCTATGTTGATGTTCTTGATATCGAGGTTGATGGCATAACCGTACAGCAGCGTCATTATGATCGGCATGGCGATGGCGATAGCCAGCGATTTGGGATCGCGAAGAATGTGATAGAATTCCTTGACGGCAATAAATTTAATCTTTCGCACATTCGCCTCCCCGGCTGTCGATCAAGTCGATAAACATCGTTTCGAGATTCGGCGCTTTATATTTGGCGATCAAATCGAACGGCTTGCCTAATTCAACGATTTTCCCGCAGTGCATGATCGAGATTCGTCCGCAGTACTCCGCCTCGTCCATGTAATGAGTAGTTACGAACACCGTCACACCCTCTTCGGCCAGGTCGTACAGAATCGACCAGAACTTGCGCCGGAAAACCGGATCGACGCCGCCGGTCGGTTCGTCCAGAAAAATGATTTCCGGACGATGCAGCAACGATACCGCCAGCGCCAGTCTTTGTCTCCAGCCGATCGGTAACGAGACCGGTTGACGGTCCAGGATATCTTCCAGATGCAAGCGCGCCGCCAGTTCATCGCGTCTTTGCTTCACTTCTTTTCGGCTCATCCCATACGCCGCACCGTAAAAATCCATGTTTTCACGTCCGGTCAGATCGCCGTATAACGAAAATTTCTGCGACATATACCCGATTCGTGACTTGATCCGCTCCGATTCCTTTATGATATCGCAACCCGCCACGCGACCGTTGCCGGAGGTCGGCATGAGCAATCCGCACAACATACGGATCGCAGTGGTCTTACCGGCGCCGTTGGCTCCGAGGAATCCGAATATCTCCCCCTTCGCGACCGTCAGCGAGATATTGTCAACAGCGGTAAAATCACCGAACCGCCGAGTCAGATTGACAACTTCAACGGCGTTGTTCATGACAACCGCTCCATGAGTTGAATGAAACAATCCTCGAGATCCGCTTCGATCGGATTTATCGCATTGAAATCAAGTCCCAAACGTTCTATCCCGGCGCGATAATGCTCGATATCATCATCACGATCGATACTGAGATGCAATCCCGCCCCGAATCGACGAGCTGTAATCCCTTCGATGTTATTTAGTTTTTCAACCAGCGTCGAGGCAGGCTCCACATCGAGATAATACAAGCGCCCTTCGAACAAGTGCCGCAACTCATCGGGAGTCCCCTCCGCCAGCTTTTTGCCACCGAAAATGAAACAAGCCCGATCGGCCCGCGCCACTTCGTCCATGTAAGGCGTGGAGACCAGAATCGTTACCCCCTCGTTACGGAGATTCAAGAGAATTTCCCAGAACTGTCGTCGCGACAAAGGATCCACACCGGTGGTTGGTTCATCGAGAAATAGAAATTTAGGATCGTGCATCAAAGCGCACGACAATGCCAGTTTCTGCTTCATCCCGCCGGACAGCGCCTGGGCGCGTCGACCGCGAAACGGCTTGAGGTTGGAGAACCGATACAACTCTTCCGCCCGCTTCTCGAACGCTTCCCCGTAAACGTCGAAAATGCCGGCGTAAAAACGTAGATTCTCTTCGACCGACAGGTCCGGATACAACGAAAACACCTGCGGCATATAACCCAACTCCGGCTTGATTTCATCGAACCGGTCGGACATGTTGCGCCCGCCGATAAGGATTTCACCCTTATCCATGTCGATCAGGTTGCAGATCAGGCGCATGAGCGTGGTCTTTCCGGCGCCGTCCGGTCCGACCAGCGCCGTGATCTGTCCCGTCGGCAGATCGAGCGAAAAATCAGTCAGCGCCGCAATCGAACCGTATCGACGCGAGACATCGTTTATCTGAAGCGCATTATTCATGGTCAAGCGTCACGTAAACCGGCATGCCGATCTTCAGCATTCTTTCACTGTTGTCCACACTGACCTTCACGGCATACACTAAATTGGCGCGTGATTTTTTAGTCTGTACATTCTTGGGGGTGAACTCCGCCTCCTCCGATGTCCAGACGACCGTGCCGGGATACTGGCCCGCTTCGGTCTCGGTGTCAACCGTGGCTTTATCGCCAACCTTGATGCGGGAGAATTCTTCCAGCGGCAGGTAGACCTTGACATGGAAGCGGTTGAGATTGGATATCTTGGCAATCGGTTTGCCGGGTGCAAGCAGCTCGCCCTTGTCGACAAATTTCTCCGTCACCACCCCGTCGATTCCGCTTACCGGGTAGCAATCCGCAATCGCTTGTTCGATACGCGCTATTTCCGCCTCAATTTTCATTAACTCGGCTTTAATGGACTCGATACTTGTCCGCGCCGTAGCCGTTCCCAATTTAGCCTGGGCCAGTTCGTGTTCGATCTGATCCATACGCGCCGTAGTTCCGGTACCAGACTGCACCAACGCTGCAATACGAGCATATTCTTTTTCCAAATAGCTTTCTGACTCGACCGCCTGTTGCCGTCGAACCTCGGCCGCATTCAACTGCGCCTCGGCCGAAGCCTTACCGGCCAATGCCGCCTGGTGCTCCAGTTCCAGTTTGGTGGCGTCGATTACTACCAGCGTATCTCCCGCCTTGACTTCGGACCCCTCATTGAAGAGCTCCCGGTCAACACGTCCCGCAGCTTCGGCCGAAACGATTATCTCATCCGTTTCCAGAATACCGGAGCTACCGGCTCGGTCTTGTTCACCGCTGCAACCGAAAGCCAACAACAGAACCGGCAACAATACTATGGCAAATAACCGTCTCATTTCATTCTCCTTTGGCTTGAACATGCTTGCCAACCAGGTATTCGTATTGATTCAGCGCCAGGCGATAGTCGGCCTCGGACGAAGCAAGCATCGCCTCAGCCTGACTCAGGGCCGCTTCCGTATCCAGCAGATGATTGGGTGAAAGCACTCCCTCGCGATTTTTCACTTTGGCCAGGCGGTAGTTATCGGCGGCAATGCGATAACTCGTTTCCGCCGTGCGGTATCCGGTATAAGCTAGTTTGAGACTTTCATAAGCAATCCGGGCTTGCTGCAGCAACGCCTCATGGACTCGATCGTACTCGTGACGACTCGCCTCAAGACGTTGTCGCGCCGCTCGTACCTGTGCTCCGGTACGACCACCCAGATTGAACGACCAATTGAGCGTCGCCCCAACCGTTGCGTTACCGTTAAAATCTTTTTCAAACGGACTGAGGTTCGGTTTGCCGTACGCATACCCGGCAAAAACAGCCAGGTCCGGCATATAAGAGGCCTTATTGAGTCTGATGATAGATCGATTTAATTCAATCGCCGATCGCGCCCCCACCAGTTCCGCCTTGTTGTCGTTGAGTACGACTTGTTCTTCAGGTACTTCCGAAGGAGCGGGGTATGCTTCGGTCAGTCTGATCGAAACCTCCGGCTCCAAACCGAGCAACATCGACAACACAATTTCCCGACTCCGTCGTCCGCTTGCGGCTTGATCCACCGCCAGCGAGGCGTTGTTGACCGCCAGTTCGGCTTCGTAAAGATCGACCGAATCGGCCGTGCCCGCGTCATACATCGACTGTACGTCCTGGCGGAGCAATTCCGTTCGCGTTAGCGATGATCGGGCAGCGTCAACCAGTTCGTCCGCCCGAGCCAGCTCCAGGCAGGACTGCCGGGCAAGATAACGGATATCATCCGAGGATTTCTGTTCGAGCGCGTTCCTGATCGCCAGATTAGCTTGGGCCAGATCAATCGACGATGAGATTTTCCCGCCGGTGTACAGAGGTAGACTTATTTTCACGTTAGTCTGATAGTTTTCGTGCAGCCCGATATCGCGTTGGATCCGGTTCCCGAGTATCTCCATATCAAGCTGGGAAATATCGCTATTGTGGAGAGCGGTGGCATCGGCCGTGATATTCGGGAAACGACCCGCTCGGGCAGCTTTAAGATCAGCCTGGTACGCCTCGCTCTCGGCTCGAGCTTTTTTAAGGTCCCAGGAATGATTCAGCGCCATCTGTTCCGCCTGAGCTGAAGTCAGATCGACCGCTCCTGAAAAACCCGCCGTCAGGCAAAACCAGCTCATGGTTATCAGTAATATCGCTTTCATCGTGCTAACACTCCGTTCAGAAGCAGATCCACTACAGCCTCCTTACGTTCGGCAATCATCTTTTCGGCATCGGGGAATTCCATGACCCGCTGCATAATCGGAAGCATCAGAAAGAATCCGACACTCATGGATATCAAAGACGTCATGGTATGGAGGACATTGACATTCCGCAGATGACCGCTTTTTACACCGTCCAAAAGGCGCATACGGAGAACTTCCGGAACTCCGGACCGGCGGAAAGTCTCCCCCACCTTATCAATGATCGCGCTGTCGTCGTTCGCCAACTCCCGCAACATTATTTTACGCAGGGCGGGGTTGGCAGTAAAAATCATCGTATGTGATTCCAATATCGCCCCTATAACATCTCTGAGAGTGTCCAGCTTGACCACCCGGTCGTATATACGCTGGGCAACCGATGTGATGCGATCGGAAATCGTTTCATCGTACAAGTTATCTTTTGACTGAAAATGGTAGTAAATCATGGCTTTGTTCACCCCGGCTCGTCCGGCTATCCGGTCAACCCGAGAGCCTGCTTTACCATATTCGGCGAACTCCTCAACAGCGGCATTGATAATTTTCGCTCGAGTTGATTCCGCCTCAGTCCTCTCGGGATCACTACTCATTTAACTAACCTTTCAGTTAAACCAACTATTTAGTTAAATATACGGATCATTTATCGGAAACGTTATGACTTTTTTCATTATTTTATTTAGTTGTTGCTATAAAACAAGTTAACTGGATAAATTTATTATCCTACGGTCCCGGATATCGGCCTATTGCGCTCACTATGGACCTGTTTTTAACTTTGCTTGTTACTTGAGGGAATGTCTCAATGGCTCCTGATCGCCTGGGCTTACCGGATCGAGCGCAATCGCCGACCTCTATTACAACAGGCTGATAGTCTCGACAGGTAACTACCGGAGAAACGAATACACCGTGACGACCGGAAACGCGGTGTGTATAAAATTCCGATGCCCGGCAGAGAGGGTTATAGGGGCAGCCGGTTGTAATAGGGAGATTGACCAATGAGACTTGCATTCAAGATAATGGTGGCTTTGATAATCGTCGTGGCGATTCTGATGGCTATCAACAGCTATCTTGTCGTGCAGCGAGAGGTGGCTCTTTTTCGTTCCGATATGAACCTGCATGCTTACCTGCTGGGCAGTGTTCTGGCCAGTTCCGCCAGCGATATCTGGCGCTCCACCGGTCCTGAGCGGGTACGCAGCATCGTTGCCGATGCCAATCGTTCCGAGAATCTGGTGCGCGTCCGCTGGGTTCGATTCGATGTTCCCCCGGATAATCCCGATGCTCCCCTGGCAACCATACCGGATCTGCGCCCGCTGGAAACCGGTCATGAACTATTGTTCTCCGAATATCAGGTTAAGGGGAAGTCATTCCACATTGCTTATTTCCCGGTTCAGTCGAGCACTTCTTACATCACCGCCCTGGAGCTGTCCCAGCCGCTTTCCCTGATGCATAATTACGTGAGAGCGACGGTCCTGCGACATGTCGTCCTTTTTGTTTCTTTTATCCTTGTCGGGAGTCTTCTGTTCTGGTGGCTGGGGATACATTTGGTAGGTCGACCTATTCACACTCTGGTTCGTCAGGCTCATACTGTCGGTGAAGGTGATCTTGACGTTCGCAACAACCTCACGGAGGTCAGCGACGAGATCGGAGAACTGGCGCGAGGGATGAACGACATGGTCGAGAGGCTCGGTGAAGCCCACCGTCGGGTAGAGCACGAAACGGCCCGGAGAATCGAAGCGATCGAGCAGCTCAATCATGCCGAACGGCTGGCCACGGTCGGCAAACTTGCCTCCGGTTTGGCCCATGAACTGGGGACACCGCTCAATGTCGTGGCCGGTCGCGCCAAGATGATCGCCGATGAGGAAATGTCCCGGGACGAAATAGTCGACAGTGCTTCCGTCATCAGAAACCAGGCGGAGCGAATGACCGGTATCATTCGACAGTTACTGGATTTCGCACGACGCAAGCGCTCCGAGAAGAAACTCGAAGATATCGCGTTGCCCGTCAGGAACGTGTTGCATGTTTTAACCCCAATCGCCTCTCAGAGTAAAGTGGAACTCAAGACGGACAGCGACGGGAACACTACCCAGGTCATGATGGACTCCGGGCAAATCCAGCAAATCATATCCAATCTCGTCGTGAATGCCATACATGCCATGCCGAACGGCGGCCTAATCACTATCGGATACGGTCAACGAACCGTCTGCCCACCGGCCGACAGAGGCGACGACGAGGGCGAATATGGGTATATTGAAGTGATCGATAACGGCGTCGGTATTCCCCAGGAAAATCTCTCACGTATCTTCACTCCGTTCTTCTCGACCAAACAAGTAGGCGAAGGCACCGGGCTCGGGCTGTCTATCGCGCACGGCATCGCAACCGAACACGGCGGCTGGCTGACCGTTGACAGCACTGTCGGTGTCGGCACTAAATTCACACTTTATTTACCTTTAGGAAAGACGGTATGATCGGAAAAGCGATCGTCATCGACGACGACCAAAGCACCTGCGAAATGCTGGCGGCCTCGCTCAGCCGCAAAGGTTTAGAAATATCCTGGCACACATCGGTCCGGGAAGCAGATTCCGTTCTGAATTCGCAAGAATACGACGTCGTGCTCACCGATATGAACATGCCGGGAGAGGACGGCCTTTCATTGTGTCGTCGACTGGTCGAAAGCCGTCCCGATATCCCGGTCGTCGTTATAACGGCATTTGGCAGCATGGAAACAGCGGTTTCGGCGCTTCGGGCCGGAGCGTACGATTTCGTCAATAAACCGATTGACCTCGATGTCCTCGCTTTGATCCTCAAACGTGCCGTGGAACACCGTCGGTTACTCGAACGAATACGGATTTTGAATGAGACGATCGATGCCCCTTCCCGTTTCGACGGTCTTATCGGAGCCAGCCATCCGATGAGTGAGCTGTTCGAGTTGATTCGCCGCGTCGCGGCCGTCGACGCCTCTGTCCTGATCAGCGGTGAATCCGGAACCGGAAAAGAACTGGTTGCCCGCGCCCTGCACAACAACTCCTCCCGCCGTGAGGCTCCGTTCGTGGCCGTTAACTGCTCGGCCATGCCGGAGACGCTCCTCGAAAGCGAGTTGTTCGGTCATGTCAAAGGCTCATTCACCGGCGCACGCACCGATCATGACGGCCTTTTCGTTCAGGCCAACGGCGGCACTCTGCTGCTGGACGAGATCGGTGAAATGCCTCTATCATTACAACCAAAACTGCTGCGTGCTATCGAACAGCGTTCGGTGCGCCCGATTGGCGGTACCCAGGAGAAGAGTTTCGATATCCGCATTATCGCCGCCACCAATCGCGATCTCGAACACATGGTCCACGAGGGCTATTTCCGTCAAGACTTGTTTTACCGATTCAACGTCATCCCGATCAACCTGCCGCCGTTGAGAGTACGAGACAACGATATCCTGCTTCTGGCCGAACGGTTTATCAAGGAATTCGCCTCCCGCACCGGAAGAGAAGTTGGCGGCTTGTCAACACCGGTTGCCCAAAAGCTGCTTGCCTACCCCTGGCCCGGAAATGTTCGTGAACTGAGAAACTGTATCGAACACGCGGTAACTCTTACGAAGCACAACAAACTAGTGATCGATGACCTGCCCGACAAAATCTCCGGACACACCGCATCAAGTCCGATCGTCATGTCCAACATCCCAGGTGAACTGGTCCCGATGGACGAAGTCGAGCGGCGCTATATTACCCATGTTCTGACGGCCGCCGGCGGCAACAAGTCGACCGCGGCTACGATTCTCGGGATGGATCGCAAGACGCTCTATCGGAAAATTGAGCGCTACGGGATATCAGTCGAGCCCTCTTCCGATGCGGATTGATCTGTTCACAGATCACCTTTTCAAAAGCATCACATTGTAGACATCTGCCCCAGTGTGGCATAACGCCACAAAATCGCCTGATTCAGCACCGCTTTCTGCAATAGCTATATCGTTACATTTCTATGACTTACGCTGCCCGGCACACACCATGCTATTACAATTATCAGTTAATAAAATGCCAACGGTAAGTCGACTATGAATGACCTGGAGTCAATTGAAACAACCGCACAGAAAAAGAAGAGTTTTTACCGACCGCTCAGGTAGTCGGTTATATGAAGGAGACAAATCATGAACAAGCAGCAACAAGAAGCCGGACAGCGCATCACTGAACATACCGATAGCGCCACAGCCGTACGCACGATGCCGCGCATCCTCGTTGCCGAGGATGATCCCGAAATGCGTCGCCTCCTTGTCTGGAATCTGCGCAAGGAGGGTTTTGAAACGGTAGAGTGCTCCGATGGTTGGGAATTGCTCGACCATCTCGGCAAGCCGGTGCTCGACGGCGATCCCGATGATTTCGATCTCGTCGTCTCCGATATTCGTATGCCGGGTGCTACCGGGCTCGAAGTACTCGAGGGAATCAATGAGACGGAATGGTTCGTTCCGATGATTCTCATCACTGCGTTCGGCAGCGATCAGGTACATCGTGAAGCCGAAGAACTGGGCGCGGCGGGAATTTTCGACAAGCCGTTCGAAGTGCAGGACTTGATCGAACGCATCCGTCAGGTGCTGGTGCTCGATTCTCCCCTCGGACACAACTGGAAACCCGCCAAACGACCGGCAGCCGCCGAACTCGGCATCGACGTGGTATTCGATCACATGGAACCGATTCAACATATCGAACGGAAAGTCCATGAAGCAGCCGCGATCCTGCGCGATATCAACTATCAGATCCTGTACAGCCGTGCCGTAATCACCGGCCCCAGCCCGGGACGTCCGCTCCGGTACCATGTCCAGATCATGGTCACTCTCCCCGACAGGGTATTCGTGGTAAGATCCAATCTGAAGTCGATTAAAAGCGAAGAGGAACTTAACGCCGCTATTCCGCTTGCCTTCGAGATCACTCTCGGCAAGATCAAAAAGTTTTTGGCTAGTCGACCTGACTAACCCTGCCACACATCGTCCCGGCTGCAGAAGCAGCCGGGACGATTTCAAAACCATGCCGCTCCGATTACCGGCCCGTTTCGGCGGACCGTTCTCCCTTGGGGAGGCTGTTGAAAAAGCCATACGCTTGTATATTCGATGAACCACTACTGTAATGCGGGCGACACAAGGCCGCCCGCTACGCGAGACTATGGCTCCTCAACGCGTAGCGGCGGGGCTTGCCTCCGCCGCAATTGAAGTTTGCCAACAATCCCCGGGGGGTCGATTTTCACTTTCCCGTCTCCGAGCGTTCAGGCTGATACCCTTCAATAAGCATCGCTTTCATTATTTCGATAGCCTCCGTCCCAATCGTTTCGGCCGTGGCTTTCATCGTCATTTCCATGTCGGGAGTGATTCCGACCGCTCGCAATCGTGACGCGGCTGTCGTCGTATCGAGCCCCAGACGTAAACAAACCGAACCGATTGATTTATTACCGATCCCGGTCCCAGCAAACTCGACCTCTATTGTCTCCGGCGTATATTGCCCTAATTTCTCCGGTTCAGGCTCAGGCTCGAATTTCTTTATCATGAGATAGAGTTCCATCGGCGCAATATCGTTGCGTTCCGCAATCGTTTCGAGCGTCTCATCGACTCCTGAGAATTTGATTCCGTTCGCCTTCAATTCAGCCGTGGCCCTGGCCAAGTTGATATCCATTTTGGTCGTAAAGGTTTTCAGCGATTGCAATTCGGCATGCCCGAACGGTGGCTCGTATTCATTTTGAACAACCCAAACATCTTTTAACCAGGTATTGAAATCGAGCAGATACGACAACGGCGGAAACGGCCAGATGGCGCTGACCACAACCCAAACCGACAACACCGATGAAATCGCCAGCTCCCGGCGCAATTTCACTCCCCTACGGGCCTTGTCCTTGAAGTAGTTCATCAACGGCTTCCAGTTCAAATAAATATGAACACCACCGGCTATGATGAAAAGGATGCTCGACAGAATATGAATGTTGCCCCACTGAGTCTTGGTCAGTCCCAGCATCGACCAGGTAGTCCAATAAGCAACCCTCCCAGCCGGTTCGACATACAACACCAGACCAGTGATTGCCATGATTATAAAACCGAACAGGGTGAAAAAGGAAGTCAACCCGCGAGTATGTATTTTTCCTGAGGCCATTTTTTGCTCCATATATTTCAGTTTTCTACTTTAGATACAAACCGGTCAAAAATGATTCAATGACTGTACCGTACGGTTCACCACCGCTTCGGTTAGTGATCACTAACGTACACTGAGCGGCTCTCGCAGATGACACCCTCACCCGTATTCACAACCACGACAACGGGATAATTACAGTCAGACATGTTTGGCACGGCAGTTGTATATCTCCCCGGACAAGAACGAAATTAGACTATTCCCAAAGGGAATTGATACATCGTAGACTCGAAAGGAGCACAACCATGAAGATTAACAGCAGCCTCTTGACAGCGATAGCCATCTTTGGAATGGCTCTGCTGATTGCCCCGGTCGGACAGGCTCAGACTTGTAACGGTTCCGGCGGCAATTTCATCGATCTCGACGGAGACGGCTTTAACGATAACGCGCCCGACGCTGACGGCGACGGTATTCCGAACGGCCTGGATGAAGACTGGATTAAGAATCCGCAGGACGGAACCGGCTACAAGAACGCGTACAAGAAGGGTCAACTCGGTCAGAACAGCATGCAGGATCCGGCCAAGGCTCAGTCCATGACCAAGTCCCAGCAGTTCAAGCGCCTTCAGATGTTTGCCGGAAACATCCTGCGCAACCGGATCAGCGCCCTTGGCGGTATGAACGGCTCCGGCGCCGGTATCTGTGACGGTTCCGGTTCCGGTAGTGGCGCCGGAACGGGTATCTGCGACGGCACCGGCCCGCACGGCGGCGGTCAGCGTAACGGCAACGGCGGCAAGTAATGTTCTCTTGATCGTTGGTTCTAGAACTCGATCGGGCGGCGCGTGAACCGCCCGGTCGAGATTTGTTAACGGAAGATGTCTTGCAGAGGGAACATCATGCGAAACAAAATCACCTTGTCGATCCTGGCACTCCTCAGCGCGACGGCCCTGGCAACCGCCCGGGCTGAGACCAAAACCGACCTGTCTTTCGGCAGCGGCTATCAAGGCAATCTCTTTGCCGATTCCAACAGCACCGGTGATGCCTTCGCAACTTTAGGGATCGACTTACAGCATTATCCCTCCGGATCGGTACAACTGGCCGCAAGCGGCCATTATAACCATTTCATTGAATACGAGGATTTGTCCAACTTCATCGGTGACTTATCGGTGGTAATAATCCCAACCGGAAATCAGTCACGCACGAACCTCTCTCTGTCGGGAGCTTTCTCAATCCGGCATTTCGGTGATGCTTACGAACTCTACGATCAGATCGGCGCTTTGATATCGGCCAGTCTCGGTTACGGCCTCACCCCCGGTATATTCCTGCACTCCTCGGCAGCTTTCGTCAACACCAGCTATACCAACGCCGATTACGGTTCCAGTCGCAGCCTCGATCTTTCAACGGGAATAAACCTGACCCTCTTCGGCGCCAACAGCTTTGCCCTGAAGGGAGATTTTACCACCCGGTCAATCGATCAATTGATCACCGCATCGACTTCCGGCTCCGGTCATGGCTCCGGCAACGAGCAGGACAATTCGGACA contains:
- a CDS encoding sigma-54 dependent transcriptional regulator, which produces MIGKAIVIDDDQSTCEMLAASLSRKGLEISWHTSVREADSVLNSQEYDVVLTDMNMPGEDGLSLCRRLVESRPDIPVVVITAFGSMETAVSALRAGAYDFVNKPIDLDVLALILKRAVEHRRLLERIRILNETIDAPSRFDGLIGASHPMSELFELIRRVAAVDASVLISGESGTGKELVARALHNNSSRREAPFVAVNCSAMPETLLESELFGHVKGSFTGARTDHDGLFVQANGGTLLLDEIGEMPLSLQPKLLRAIEQRSVRPIGGTQEKSFDIRIIAATNRDLEHMVHEGYFRQDLFYRFNVIPINLPPLRVRDNDILLLAERFIKEFASRTGREVGGLSTPVAQKLLAYPWPGNVRELRNCIEHAVTLTKHNKLVIDDLPDKISGHTASSPIVMSNIPGELVPMDEVERRYITHVLTAAGGNKSTAATILGMDRKTLYRKIERYGISVEPSSDAD
- a CDS encoding response regulator, whose protein sequence is MNKQQQEAGQRITEHTDSATAVRTMPRILVAEDDPEMRRLLVWNLRKEGFETVECSDGWELLDHLGKPVLDGDPDDFDLVVSDIRMPGATGLEVLEGINETEWFVPMILITAFGSDQVHREAEELGAAGIFDKPFEVQDLIERIRQVLVLDSPLGHNWKPAKRPAAAELGIDVVFDHMEPIQHIERKVHEAAAILRDINYQILYSRAVITGPSPGRPLRYHVQIMVTLPDRVFVVRSNLKSIKSEEELNAAIPLAFEITLGKIKKFLASRPD
- a CDS encoding DUF4405 domain-containing protein, which codes for MASGKIHTRGLTSFFTLFGFIIMAITGLVLYVEPAGRVAYWTTWSMLGLTKTQWGNIHILSSILFIIAGGVHIYLNWKPLMNYFKDKARRGVKLRRELAISSVLSVWVVVSAIWPFPPLSYLLDFNTWLKDVWVVQNEYEPPFGHAELQSLKTFTTKMDINLARATAELKANGIKFSGVDETLETIAERNDIAPMELYLMIKKFEPEPEPEKLGQYTPETIEVEFAGTGIGNKSIGSVCLRLGLDTTTAASRLRAVGITPDMEMTMKATAETIGTEAIEIMKAMLIEGYQPERSETGK